A window from Aeromonas rivipollensis encodes these proteins:
- a CDS encoding alpha amylase C-terminal domain-containing protein — protein sequence MHNTMFRTAMLAAVLGSFSHTAAAEGVMVHLFQWKFNDIANECETVLGPKGFGGVQITPPAEHKQGSQVWWTVYQPVSFKNFNSFGGSEAELRSMITRCNAAGVKVYADAVFNQLASGSGTATGGGSYNSGQYQYPQFGYNDFHHSGDITNYGDSNNVWNGALYGMPDLNTGSPYVQDQIASYMKTLLGWGVAGFRIDAAKHMAPGEVKAILDKAGSPKAYLEVIGAGGESADIQPGRYTYIDTVTDFKYGTDLAANFNGQIKNLKTLGESWGLLPSSKAFVFVVNHDRERGHGGGGMLTFMGGARYDLANTFMMAWPYGWKQVMSGYRFENMGTYETDKGAPGSTPCTDGQWNCEQRRPTIMNMALFHNRTEGQAVSHWWDNGNNQIAFGRGDKGFVAINNESGSLVASVQTGLPAGEYCNLLGGNDYCSGGYVTVDGSGKASLNVPGMKAAAIIAGCTKANPCGGTALPGNKFSSMNLRGTHNAWGNTPMTVDANRVWSATLTLTGSGDATGAQRFKFDVFGNWTESYGDNEGDGIADKGSSKDILVSGAGSYRITLNEGDLRYTVTPLTSNQAPVAALSPKVLSVKTGESVVFDGSASTDDEAVTSYSWSTGGNAPTETVQFDTPGTHTVTLTVTDAEGLTASASATVTVTDSNGAYNSVLPTLHFRGTPNGWGTLAMTLVADNQWEALATFNGQANQRFKFDVKGDWTQNYGDTNKDGVAEQGGADIVTPVSGQYRVRFNDQTLQYSLTPVSVGYAKNIASLNIRGTTNGWGTTPMTLVGDHQWQAGVTFTGAGDASGGQRFKFDVKGDWTQNYGDTNKDGVAELAGADITTAVVGAYVVRFNDQTLAYSLSAQ from the coding sequence ATGCACAACACAATGTTTCGAACCGCCATGCTCGCCGCGGTGCTGGGCTCATTCAGCCACACAGCCGCCGCCGAAGGGGTCATGGTCCATCTGTTCCAATGGAAGTTCAACGACATCGCCAACGAGTGCGAGACAGTGCTCGGTCCCAAGGGATTCGGTGGTGTCCAGATCACTCCGCCCGCCGAGCACAAGCAGGGGAGCCAGGTCTGGTGGACCGTCTACCAGCCCGTCAGCTTCAAGAACTTCAACAGCTTCGGCGGCAGCGAGGCAGAGCTCAGGAGCATGATCACCCGCTGCAACGCGGCCGGGGTCAAGGTCTATGCGGACGCCGTCTTCAACCAGCTGGCCTCGGGCAGCGGGACAGCCACCGGCGGCGGCAGCTACAACTCGGGGCAATATCAGTATCCCCAGTTCGGCTACAACGACTTCCACCACAGCGGTGACATCACCAACTACGGTGACAGCAACAACGTCTGGAACGGCGCCCTCTACGGCATGCCGGATCTCAATACCGGCTCTCCCTACGTGCAGGATCAGATAGCCAGCTACATGAAGACCCTGCTGGGTTGGGGCGTGGCGGGCTTTCGCATCGATGCGGCCAAGCACATGGCCCCCGGCGAGGTGAAGGCCATACTCGACAAGGCGGGCAGCCCCAAAGCCTACCTGGAGGTGATAGGTGCAGGGGGAGAGTCGGCAGACATCCAGCCGGGCCGCTACACCTATATCGACACTGTCACCGACTTCAAATACGGCACCGATCTGGCCGCCAACTTCAACGGCCAGATCAAGAACCTCAAGACCCTGGGCGAGAGCTGGGGCCTGCTCCCCTCCAGCAAGGCCTTCGTCTTCGTGGTCAACCACGACCGCGAGCGCGGCCACGGTGGCGGCGGCATGCTCACCTTCATGGGCGGTGCCCGCTACGATCTGGCCAACACCTTCATGATGGCCTGGCCCTATGGCTGGAAGCAGGTGATGTCGGGCTATCGCTTCGAGAACATGGGCACCTATGAAACCGACAAGGGGGCGCCGGGCAGCACACCCTGCACAGACGGCCAGTGGAACTGCGAGCAGCGTCGCCCGACCATCATGAACATGGCCCTGTTCCACAACAGAACCGAGGGGCAAGCTGTCAGTCACTGGTGGGACAACGGCAACAACCAAATAGCCTTCGGTCGGGGAGACAAAGGCTTCGTCGCCATCAACAACGAGAGCGGCAGCCTGGTGGCCTCGGTGCAGACCGGCCTGCCGGCGGGCGAGTACTGCAACCTCCTCGGCGGCAATGACTACTGCAGCGGGGGTTATGTCACCGTCGACGGCAGCGGCAAGGCCAGTCTGAACGTGCCGGGCATGAAGGCCGCCGCCATCATCGCCGGCTGCACCAAGGCCAACCCCTGCGGCGGCACCGCCCTGCCGGGCAACAAGTTCAGCAGCATGAACCTGCGTGGCACCCACAACGCCTGGGGCAACACCCCCATGACAGTCGATGCCAACCGTGTCTGGTCCGCCACCCTGACCCTGACCGGCAGCGGTGACGCCACCGGTGCCCAGCGTTTCAAGTTCGACGTCTTCGGCAACTGGACCGAGAGCTACGGCGACAACGAAGGGGACGGCATCGCCGACAAGGGCAGCAGCAAGGATATCCTGGTCAGCGGGGCGGGCAGCTACCGCATCACCCTGAACGAAGGGGATCTGCGCTATACGGTCACCCCCCTCACCAGCAACCAGGCACCGGTCGCCGCCCTCTCGCCCAAGGTCCTCAGCGTCAAGACGGGGGAGAGCGTGGTATTCGATGGCTCTGCCTCCACCGACGATGAAGCCGTGACGAGCTACAGCTGGTCTACCGGCGGCAACGCCCCCACTGAGACCGTCCAGTTCGATACCCCGGGCACCCATACCGTCACCCTGACAGTCACCGATGCCGAGGGGCTGACCGCCAGTGCCAGCGCAACTGTGACTGTCACCGACAGCAACGGCGCCTACAACAGCGTGCTGCCGACCCTGCACTTCCGTGGCACCCCCAATGGTTGGGGGACGCTCGCCATGACGCTGGTTGCCGACAACCAGTGGGAGGCCTTGGCCACCTTCAACGGCCAGGCCAACCAGCGCTTCAAGTTCGACGTCAAGGGAGACTGGACCCAGAACTACGGTGACACCAACAAGGATGGGGTGGCCGAACAGGGAGGCGCCGACATAGTGACCCCGGTCAGCGGCCAGTACCGGGTGCGCTTCAACGACCAGACCCTGCAATACAGCCTGACCCCGGTCAGCGTCGGCTATGCCAAGAACATCGCCAGCCTGAACATCCGTGGCACCACCAATGGCTGGGGCACCACTCCCATGACGCTGGTGGGGGATCACCAGTGGCAGGCCGGTGTCACCTTCACGGGGGCCGGTGATGCCAGCGGCGGCCAGCGCTTCAAGTTCGACGTCAAGGGCGACTGGACCCAGAACTACGGCGACACCAACAAGGACGGCGTGGCCGAGCTGGCCGGAGCCGACATCACCACCGCAGTGGTCGGTGCCTATGTGGTGCGCTTCAACGACCAGACCCTGGCCTACAGCCTGAGCGCCCAGTAA
- a CDS encoding tetratricopeptide repeat protein, with amino-acid sequence MKLLETLKAEGRIEEARQHGLLQLIEHPQHAELHYEVASLHDMQGREAQAIPLYQKAIRLGLGETSLRGAWLGLGSSYRCTGQYAEALAAFDQGLTRFPDATEFRVFRAMTCHNLGHHKEGMETLLAVLAETTADPALVPYRRAMALYAEDLDRRW; translated from the coding sequence ATGAAACTATTGGAAACCCTCAAGGCCGAGGGACGGATCGAAGAAGCCCGCCAGCACGGCCTGCTGCAACTCATCGAGCACCCGCAACACGCCGAACTGCATTATGAAGTAGCCAGCCTGCACGACATGCAGGGGCGCGAGGCCCAGGCCATCCCCCTCTACCAGAAGGCCATCAGGCTGGGGCTGGGTGAGACCTCCTTGCGCGGCGCCTGGCTCGGCCTTGGCAGCTCCTATCGCTGCACCGGGCAATATGCCGAGGCCCTTGCCGCCTTCGACCAGGGGTTGACCCGCTTTCCGGACGCCACCGAGTTCAGGGTGTTTCGTGCCATGACCTGCCATAACCTGGGGCACCACAAGGAGGGGATGGAGACGCTGCTGGCGGTGCTGGCCGAGACGACCGCAGATCCTGCCCTCGTCCCCTACAGGCGCGCCATGGCACTCTACGCCGAGGATCTCGACAGGCGCTGGTAA
- a CDS encoding cytochrome b562, translated as MLKTVRPLLLPLMFGLMTLPAMAGDLEQPMKKIGFNYKQAVKADDAATMEKHIKEMKAQLDVAKERNMPAAKKEKFLEGMNKVQSELDASLAALQAGDQEKAQAHLAKVNDLKKEYHQYAKQKG; from the coding sequence ATGTTGAAAACTGTGCGTCCCCTGCTGCTGCCCCTGATGTTTGGCCTGATGACCCTGCCCGCCATGGCTGGCGATCTGGAACAGCCGATGAAGAAGATCGGCTTCAACTACAAGCAGGCCGTCAAGGCAGATGATGCGGCCACCATGGAGAAACACATCAAGGAGATGAAGGCTCAGCTCGATGTGGCCAAGGAGAGGAACATGCCGGCTGCCAAGAAGGAGAAGTTCCTCGAGGGCATGAACAAGGTGCAGAGCGAGCTGGATGCCAGCCTGGCGGCCCTGCAGGCCGGTGATCAGGAGAAGGCCCAGGCCCATCTGGCCAAGGTCAACGACCTGAAGAAGGAGTACCACCAATATGCCAAGCAGAAAGGCTGA
- a CDS encoding cytochrome b/b6 domain-containing protein: MPSRKADPFHWDGLVRLTHWGVAAVCIGNLWLNEAGEEWHEWLGYGAMALIGLRLLWGLTLARGHARLSALIPSRDDFRQQAVALRERAPATPGHHGSGKLAVWALWLLVLATAGSGWFQNTETGFELGADDWHVWCTWALQAMIALHLCAIVYTSWRQRSNLVTRMLPRHRRRVPQRQQEPHS; this comes from the coding sequence ATGCCAAGCAGAAAGGCTGATCCCTTCCACTGGGATGGTCTGGTCCGCCTCACACACTGGGGTGTGGCAGCGGTCTGCATCGGCAACCTCTGGCTCAACGAGGCGGGCGAGGAGTGGCATGAATGGCTGGGCTATGGCGCCATGGCCCTGATCGGGTTGCGCCTGCTGTGGGGTCTCACCCTGGCACGGGGCCATGCCCGCCTGAGCGCCCTCATCCCGAGCCGGGACGATTTCCGCCAGCAGGCGGTGGCGCTGCGCGAGCGCGCCCCAGCGACGCCCGGCCATCACGGCAGCGGCAAGCTGGCGGTCTGGGCACTCTGGCTGCTGGTGCTGGCGACCGCTGGCAGCGGCTGGTTCCAGAACACCGAGACCGGCTTCGAGCTGGGGGCGGACGACTGGCATGTCTGGTGTACCTGGGCACTGCAGGCCATGATAGCCCTGCACCTGTGCGCCATCGTCTACACCTCCTGGCGTCAGCGCAGCAACCTGGTGACCCGGATGCTGCCCCGCCACCGGCGCAGGGTGCCGCAGCGTCAGCAGGAGCCCCATTCCTGA
- the rpoD gene encoding RNA polymerase sigma factor RpoD, translating to MEQTPQSQLKLLVAKGKEQGYLTYAEVNDHLPQDIVDSDQIEDIIQMINDMGIQVVENAPDADDLIMAEGGTADEDAAEAAAQALASVESEIGRTTDPVRMYMREMGTVELLTREGEIDIAKRIEDGINQVQSSVAEYPEAITYLLEQYDKYEAEQLRLSDIISGFIDPNEADDVAPTATHIGSELSEDDLADEDEDEDEDEDEDGDSSDDDGDGGPDPEVAREKFGELRAQYEVTRLSIQKNGRAHDDTQAAIAQLADVFRQFRLMPKQFDRLVNNMREMMERVRVQERIIMKLCVEQAKMPKKTFVAAFTNNECETAWFEYQKQAGKAWSPRLLEMDEEVLRSIGKLQQIEEETGLSIAQIKDINRRMSIGEAKARRAKKEMVEANLRLVISIAKKYTNRGLQFLDLIQEGNIGLMKAVDKFEYRRGYKFSTYATWWIRQAITRSIADQARTIRIPVHMIETINKLNRISRQMLQEMGREPNPEELAMRMGMPEDKIRKVLKIAKEPISMETPIGDDEDSHLGDFIEDTTLALPADAATSESLRNATREVLAGLTAREAKVLRMRFGIDMNTDHTLEEVGKQFDVTRERIRQIEAKALRKLRHPSRSEVLRSFLDE from the coding sequence ATGGAGCAAACCCCGCAGTCTCAGCTTAAACTCCTCGTTGCCAAAGGTAAAGAACAGGGCTACCTGACCTATGCCGAGGTGAACGATCACCTCCCGCAAGACATTGTCGACTCTGACCAGATCGAAGACATCATCCAGATGATCAACGATATGGGTATCCAGGTAGTGGAAAACGCCCCGGACGCCGATGATCTGATCATGGCTGAAGGTGGTACTGCCGATGAGGACGCTGCCGAAGCAGCGGCCCAGGCTCTGGCATCTGTTGAATCTGAGATTGGTCGCACGACCGATCCCGTCCGCATGTACATGCGGGAAATGGGTACCGTCGAACTGCTGACCCGTGAAGGCGAAATCGACATCGCCAAGCGGATCGAAGACGGTATCAACCAGGTACAAAGCTCCGTTGCCGAGTACCCTGAAGCCATCACTTACCTGCTCGAACAGTACGACAAGTACGAAGCCGAGCAATTGCGTCTGTCCGACATCATCTCCGGTTTTATCGATCCGAACGAAGCGGACGACGTGGCGCCGACCGCCACTCACATCGGCTCTGAACTCAGTGAAGACGATCTCGCTGACGAAGACGAAGATGAAGACGAGGACGAAGACGAAGACGGCGACAGCTCCGACGACGATGGGGACGGTGGTCCGGATCCGGAAGTCGCCCGCGAGAAGTTCGGTGAACTGCGTGCCCAGTACGAAGTCACCCGTCTCTCCATCCAGAAGAATGGTCGCGCCCACGACGACACCCAGGCTGCCATCGCCCAGCTGGCCGATGTGTTCCGTCAATTCCGCCTGATGCCCAAGCAGTTCGATCGTTTGGTCAACAACATGCGCGAGATGATGGAGCGGGTTCGTGTGCAGGAACGCATCATCATGAAGCTCTGCGTTGAGCAGGCCAAGATGCCGAAGAAGACCTTCGTAGCGGCTTTCACCAACAACGAGTGCGAGACTGCCTGGTTTGAATACCAGAAGCAGGCTGGCAAGGCCTGGTCTCCCCGTCTGCTCGAGATGGATGAAGAAGTGCTGCGTTCCATCGGCAAGCTGCAGCAGATCGAAGAAGAGACCGGTCTGTCGATCGCCCAGATCAAGGACATCAACCGTCGCATGAGCATCGGTGAGGCCAAGGCCCGCCGTGCGAAGAAAGAGATGGTCGAAGCCAACTTGCGTCTGGTTATTTCCATCGCCAAGAAATACACCAACCGTGGTCTGCAGTTCCTGGATCTGATCCAGGAGGGCAATATCGGTCTGATGAAGGCGGTGGACAAGTTTGAATACCGTCGTGGCTACAAGTTCTCGACCTATGCCACCTGGTGGATCCGTCAGGCCATTACCCGCTCCATCGCGGATCAGGCCCGTACCATCCGTATCCCGGTGCACATGATCGAGACCATCAACAAGCTCAACCGTATCTCCCGTCAGATGCTGCAGGAGATGGGTCGTGAACCGAATCCGGAAGAGCTGGCCATGCGCATGGGCATGCCGGAAGACAAGATCCGCAAGGTACTGAAGATCGCCAAGGAGCCCATCTCCATGGAGACGCCCATCGGTGATGATGAAGATTCCCACTTGGGCGACTTCATCGAAGATACCACCCTGGCCCTGCCGGCGGATGCGGCGACCAGCGAGAGCCTGCGCAACGCCACCCGTGAAGTGCTGGCCGGCCTGACTGCCCGCGAAGCCAAGGTGCTGCGGATGCGTTTCGGGATCGACATGAACACTGACCACACCCTTGAGGAAGTGGGCAAACAGTTCGACGTCACCCGTGAGCGTATTCGTCAGATCGAAGCCAAGGCACTGCGCAAACTGCGCCACCCGAGCCGCTCGGAAGTGCTGCGCAGCTTCCTGGACGAATAG